A region from the Neurospora crassa OR74A linkage group V, whole genome shotgun sequence genome encodes:
- a CDS encoding FAD dependent oxidoreductase translates to MNTTSSSNINPGPSSSGQAGLPSANPSASYWLQPSDISQRLDDYRSTHDLPQSADTVIVGSGITGAFAAWFLLEQTRGTKVVVVRSGSGSGAGAGAGAGKEKEGNSSSSSSERDILMLEARRQPCSGATGRNGGHCQPFVYSASTPSIAEFELATYQFLKTFVEEQGIAGAVDWRTHKTVHAYLTEEVWEGAKALVEKLPEGLRGQVDLVDDETRKVKEGGETTLRDLRVPGAKGAVVQKHAASLWPWKLVVCVLERLMERFPVRNGGTGEGGFNLQTNTPVLGLEKVGDGRWTVITSRGSIKANRVLLAMNGYTSYLLPEMKDLIVPVRSQVASLRPPTQDATSGKVAELDYSYAFVSEEQFPRDEYLMQRPLPGGELIYGGARSHAENKAVGVWQDDEVERGVATYLRQNLAPYPLDLTLDKTGSTPTDIPKEGNETTELEATHQWTGIMGFSRDSHPWVGRVPERLGGGENLYMCAGYTGHGMPQAALAARMIVEITGKPFADDGLKLPQEMVLTEERVSWVRENTKALLKEQQQAPEWSATMPELLTATERRA, encoded by the coding sequence ATGAACacaaccagcagcagcaacatcaacccTGGTCCCTCCTCTTCAGGCCAGGCCGGACTCCCCTCCGCCAATCCCAGCGCCTCCTACTGGCTGCAACCAAGCGATATTTCTCAGAGGCTTGATGATTATCGGTCCACGCATGATTTGCCGCAGTCGGCTGATACGGTGATTGTCGGGTCGGGGATTACGGGTGCGTTTGCGGCTTGGTTCCTGTTGGAGCAGACGAGGGGAAcgaaggttgttgttgttaggTCTGGATCTGGGTCTGGGGCTGGAGCTGGCGCTGGAgctgggaaagaaaaagaaggaaacagcagcagcagcagcagcgaaaGAGACATCCTAATGCTCGAAGCGCGCCGGCAACCCTGCTCCGGCGCCACCGGCCGCAACGGCGGACACTGCCAGCCTTTTGTCTACTCGGCTTCCACCCCGTCCATTGCCGAATTCGAGCTGGCCACTTATCAGTTTCTCAAGACTTTTGTGGAGGAGCAGGGAATTGCGGGCGCTGTGGATTGGAGAACGCACAAGACTGTTCATGCGTACTTGACGGAGGAGGTGTGGGAGGGGGCGAAAGCGTTGGTGGAAAAGTTGCCGGAGGGATTAAGGGGCCAGGTGGatttggttgatgatgagacCAGAAAGgtgaaagagggaggagagacgACGCTGAGGGATTTGAGAGTTCCCGGGGCGAAGGGGGCGGTGGTGCAGAAGCATGCGGCGAGTTTGTGGCCTTGGAAGTTGGTGGTTTGCGTGTTGGAGAGGTTGATGGAGAGGTTTCCGGTTAGGAATGGTGGTACGGGCGAAGGAGGGTTCAACTTGCAGACGAACACACCGGTCTTGGGATTGGAAAAAGTCGGCGATGGCAGGTGGACGGTGATAACGAGCAGGGGAAGCATCAAGGCGAACAGAGTGCTGTTGGCGATGAACGGGTATACGAGTTATTTGTTGCCGGAGATGAAGGACTTGATCGTTCCGGTGAGGAGCCAAGTTGCGTCGTTGCGGCCACCCACGCAGGATGCGACCAGTGGCAAAGTGGCCGAGTTGGATTACAGTTATGCGTTTGTCAGCGAGGAACAGTTTCCGAGGGATGAGTATCTCATGCAGAGACCTCTGCCCGGAGGAGAGCTAATCTACGGAGGAGCGAGAAGTCATGCGGAGAACAAGGCGGTTGGAGTGTGGCAGGATGATGAAGTCGAGCGAGGCGTCGCGACCTATCTGAGGCAAAACCTGGCACCATATCCGTTGGATCTGACTCTAGACAAAACTGGCTCTACGCCTACGGATATCCCTAAGGAGGGAAATGAGACTACAGAACTCGAGGCCACGCATCAGTGGACGGGGATCATGGGATTCAGCAGAGACTCGCATCCTTGGGTCGGACGGGTGCCGGAAAGACTCGGCGGCGGAGAGAATCTGTATATGTGCGCCGGGTACACCGGACACGGAATGCCGCAGGCCGCATTGGCAGCCCGGATGATTGTGGAGATCACGGGTAAGCCGTTTGCGGATGACGGGCTCAAGTTGCCTCAGGAGATGGTGTTGACTGAGGAGCGAGTAAGCTGGGTGAGGGAGAACACGAAGGCGTTGTTgaaagagcagcagcaggcacCTGAATGGTCGGCTACCATGCCCGAGTTGTTGACGGCAACGGAGAGAAGAGCTTGA
- a CDS encoding eukaryotic translation initiation factor 2 beta subunit codes for MDSEAPSIKRRPSRKSVTFTDEKLVVNPDGSVTMDASPADEIKETAQSHSAPTEPQDAAAAAAPAADDGLDLSLMKKKKKKVKKEDDADAAADEAAPAEGDGAIDLTMKKKKKKKVVKEDDEFAKKLEALNIEGKEGEEAAPQEDEQEGDMDQGTGIWAHDETKPISYNALLSRFFALLSQKNPDHASTGTRSYKIPPPQCLREGNKKTIFANLPEICKRMKRADEHVTSYLFAELGTSGSVDGSRRLVIKGRFQQKQIENVLRTYIIEYVTCKTCRSPNTELSKGENRLYFITCNSCGSRRSVQAIKTGFSAQVGKRKKMQG; via the exons ATGGATTCTGAA GCGCCCTCTATCAAAAGACGCCCCTCGCGCAAGTCTGTCACCTTTACCGACGAGAAGCTAGTTGTCAACCCCGACGGTTCTGTCACCATGGACGCCTCTCCCGCCGACGAAATCAAGGAGACTGCCCAGTCCCACTCTGCTC CCACCGAGCCCcaggatgctgctgctgctgccgcccccgccgccgatgaTGGCCTCGACCTTTCGctcatgaagaagaagaagaagaaggtcaagaaggaggacgatgCCGACGCCGCTGCTGATGAGGCCGCCCCTGCCGAGGGTGACGGTGCTATCGACCTCACcatgaagaaaaagaagaagaagaaggtcgtcaaggaggatgatgagttcGCCAAGAAGCTGGAGGCTCTCAACATTGAGGgcaaggagggcgaggaggccgCCCCCCAGGAGGACGAGCAGGAGGGCGATATGGACCAGGGCACCGGCATTTGGGCCCACGACGAGACCAAGCCCATCAGCTACAACGCTCTTCTGTCCCGTTTCTTCGCCCTTCTCTCGCAAAAGAACCCCGACCACGCCTCTACCGGTACACGGTCGTACAAGATCCCGCCCCCGCAGTGTCTCCGTGAAGGCAACAAGAAGACCATCTTCGCCAACCTGCCCGAGATTTGCAAGCGCATGAAGAGAGCCGACGAGCACGTTACTTCTTACCTTTTCGCCGAATTGGGTACCAGCGGTTCCGTCGACGGCAGCAGGCGTCTGGTCATCAAGGGTCGTTTCCAGCAGAAGCAGATCGAGAACGTTCTGCGTACCTACATTATCG AGTACGTTACCTGCAAGACGTGCCGTTCCCCCAACACCGAGCTCTCCAAGGGCGAGAACCGTCTTTA TTTCATTACCTGCAACTCTTGCGGTTCTAGGCGGTCTGTCCAGGCCATTAAGACCGGTTTCTCTGCCCAGGTCggcaagagaaagaagatgCAGGGTTAA
- a CDS encoding eukaryotic translation initiation factor 2 beta subunit, variant gives MDASPADEIKETAQSHSAPTEPQDAAAAAAPAADDGLDLSLMKKKKKKVKKEDDADAAADEAAPAEGDGAIDLTMKKKKKKKVVKEDDEFAKKLEALNIEGKEGEEAAPQEDEQEGDMDQGTGIWAHDETKPISYNALLSRFFALLSQKNPDHASTGTRSYKIPPPQCLREGNKKTIFANLPEICKRMKRADEHVTSYLFAELGTSGSVDGSRRLVIKGRFQQKQIENVLRTYIIEYVTCKTCRSPNTELSKGENRLYFITCNSCGSRRSVQAIKTGFSAQVGKRKKMQG, from the exons ATGGACGCCTCTCCCGCCGACGAAATCAAGGAGACTGCCCAGTCCCACTCTGCTC CCACCGAGCCCcaggatgctgctgctgctgccgcccccgccgccgatgaTGGCCTCGACCTTTCGctcatgaagaagaagaagaagaaggtcaagaaggaggacgatgCCGACGCCGCTGCTGATGAGGCCGCCCCTGCCGAGGGTGACGGTGCTATCGACCTCACcatgaagaaaaagaagaagaagaaggtcgtcaaggaggatgatgagttcGCCAAGAAGCTGGAGGCTCTCAACATTGAGGgcaaggagggcgaggaggccgCCCCCCAGGAGGACGAGCAGGAGGGCGATATGGACCAGGGCACCGGCATTTGGGCCCACGACGAGACCAAGCCCATCAGCTACAACGCTCTTCTGTCCCGTTTCTTCGCCCTTCTCTCGCAAAAGAACCCCGACCACGCCTCTACCGGTACACGGTCGTACAAGATCCCGCCCCCGCAGTGTCTCCGTGAAGGCAACAAGAAGACCATCTTCGCCAACCTGCCCGAGATTTGCAAGCGCATGAAGAGAGCCGACGAGCACGTTACTTCTTACCTTTTCGCCGAATTGGGTACCAGCGGTTCCGTCGACGGCAGCAGGCGTCTGGTCATCAAGGGTCGTTTCCAGCAGAAGCAGATCGAGAACGTTCTGCGTACCTACATTATCG AGTACGTTACCTGCAAGACGTGCCGTTCCCCCAACACCGAGCTCTCCAAGGGCGAGAACCGTCTTTA TTTCATTACCTGCAACTCTTGCGGTTCTAGGCGGTCTGTCCAGGCCATTAAGACCGGTTTCTCTGCCCAGGTCggcaagagaaagaagatgCAGGGTTAA
- a CDS encoding non-classical export protein Nce102: MEVIPLILRFIQLIFLIILTGLIGNVIALDVDASTTARAAINFTMFVIALSWVVALFGLVAAIFQSVAIPLVMLIFDAAATLFTVVAGIVLAAKLGTPNCGNLANDHYGHKWIAYGSADDAKRCREIQAGTVFMWLLLAAFSAALTLAIMSWRRTGGSVRSGPTMSQVVV; this comes from the coding sequence ATGGAAGTGATACCCCTCATCCTCCGCTTCATCCagctcatcttcctcatcatcctcaccgGCCTCATTGGCAACGTCATCGCCCTCGATGTCgacgcctccaccaccgcccgcGCCGCCATCAACTTCACCATGTTCGTCATCGCGCTCTCGTGGGTGGTCGCTCTCTTCGGCCTAGTCGCCGCCATTTTCCAGAGCGTCGCCATTCCGCTCGTCATGCTCATTTtcgacgccgccgccacgCTCTTCACCGTCGTCGCCGGCATCGTGCTGGCGGCCAAGTTGGGTACTCCGAACTGTGGAAATCTTGCGAATGATCATTATGGACATAAGTGGATCGCGTACGGGAGTGCCGATGATGCGAAGAGGTGCAGGGAGATTCAGGCGGGAACGGTGTTCATGTGGTTGCTTCTTGCGGCGTTCTCGGCGGCGTTGACGTTGGCGATTatgagctggaggaggacgggCGGAAGCGTGAGGAGCGGGCCGACCATGTCACAGGTGGTCGTCTAA
- a CDS encoding BAR adaptor protein RVS167: MSFRGFQKSVVRAPQQFKQKFNLGEHTKDPVYIDSERRFQELETETKRLHDESKKYFEAINGMLQHQIEFSKAMTEIYKPISGRMSDPDSLVPHGNYEGIAACEEYEAVVKDLQETLAPELEMIEARVIRPANELLDVIKVIRKTAVKREHKKLDYDRHRATLKKLQDKKDRSAKDEKAMWKAENEVEQATQEYNYFNDLLKDELPKLFALERQFIQPLFQSFYYMQLNIFYTLHEKMQHCDIGYFDLTLDIEEAFYAKRGDVQERAEALSIVKFKTTGMKRPPKYQRPGALEGNKPAGLLTAGSSTTTSTGPPEAAPSVTAPRPWEQQQQAPAVTAPRPWETQAETVEAHAPPPYSVKPSTLHATPASYAAPVASPKPSSLSMAAAAKAKPPPPKPKPKALMAAAPKVETVTALYDYSAQAEGDLSFRAGDVIEIVTRTANENEWWIGKLHGKQGQFPGNYVQLNS; encoded by the exons ATGAGCTTCAGGGGCTTCCAAAAAAGCGTGGTCCGC GCACCACAACAATTCAAGCAAAAGTTTAACCTCGGCGAGCATACCAAAGACCCTGTCTACATCGACTCGGAGCGCAGATTCCAGGAGCTCGAAACCGAGACCAAACGCCTTCACGATGAAAGCAAAAAGTACTTTGAGGCCATCAATGGCATGCTGCAACACCAAATCGAGTTCTCAAAGGCAATGACCGAAATCTACAAGCCCATCAGCGGCCGCATGTCCGATCCCGATTCGCTCGTTCCCCATGGCAACTATGAGGGTATTGCCGCCTGCGAGGAGTACGAGGCCGTTGTCAAGGACCTGCAGGAAACACTGGCGCCAGAGTTGGAAATGATTGAGGCTAGGGTTATTCGGCCAGCGAACGAGCTCCTCGATGTGATCAAGGTCATTCGCAAAACGGCCGTGAAGCGCGAGCACAAGAAGCTGGACTACGACAGACACCGCGCCACCCTCAAGAAGCTCCAGGACAAGAAAGACCGGTCGGCAAAGGACGAGAAGGCCATGTGGAAGGCTGAGAACGAAGTTGAGCAGGCCACGCAAGAGTACAATTACTTCAACGATCTGCTTAAGGACGAGCTACCCAAGCTGTTTGCCCTCGAACGCCAGTTCATTCAGCCGCTTTTCCAGTCCTTCTACTACATGCAGCTCAACATCTTCTACACCTTGCACGAGAAGATGCAGCACTGCGACATTGGCTACTTCGACCTGACCCTGGACATTGAGGAGGCCTTTTACGCGAAGCGAGGTGACGTCCAGGAGCGGGCTGAGGCTCTCTCCATTGTCAAGTTCAAGACCACGGGTATGAAGCGACCGCCCAAGTACCAACGTCCAGGCGCTCTCGAAGGAAACAAGCCAGCAGGCCTACTTACAGCTGGCTCCTCCACGACCACTTCCACCGGTCCGCCTGAGGCGGCTCCCTCAGTCACAGCCCCACGCCCCTgggaacagcaacaacaagctcCTGCCGTCACAGCACCGCGACCTTGGGAAACCCAGGCGGAAACAGTAGAAGCGCATGCGCCGCCACCGTATTCGGTGAAGCCGAGCACGCTACATGCTACGCCCGCCTCCTACGCCGCTCCAGTTGCCAGCCCGAAACCCTCGTCGTTGTCCATGGCGGCGGCTGCAAAGGCCAAGCCCCCACCGCcgaagcccaagcccaaggccCTCATGGCGGCGGCACCCAAAGTAGAGACCGTCACAGCGCTTTACGACTACTCGGCGCAGGCGGAGGGCGATCTGAGCTTCCGTGCCGGTGATGTGATTGAGATAGTAACAAGGACTGCGAACGAGAATGAGTGGTGGATTGGAAAGTTGCATGGAAAGCAGGGTCAATTCCCAG GAAACTATGTCCAGTTAAACAGCTAG
- a CDS encoding cysteine desulfurase — protein MSTIAPSVLRQASRLAAAAPLRSARVLSRATTAAAVKTASASRSYVTETKRNNADVQAEHAIKLDHREMEKQGLTISAQNGSSQHVSPMADVLSNATVMDEGQRPIYLDMQATTPIDPRVLDAMMPYFTNVYGNPHSRTHAYGWETDKAVEEARKHIADLIGADPKEIIFTSGATESNNMSIKGVARFFGRSGKKKHIITSQTEHKCVLDSCRHLQDEGFEVTYLPVKSSGLIDMAELEAAIRPDTAIVSIMAVNNEIGVIQPLEEIGKLCRSKKIFFHTDAAQAVGKIPVDVNAMNIDLMSISSHKIYGPKGIGACYVRRRPRVRLDPIISGGGQERGLRSGTLAPPLVVGFGEACRIAKEEMPYDSKRIKHLSDRLLNGLLSMEHTSQNGDPNHFYPGCVNVSFAYVEGESLLMALKDIALSSGSACTSASLEPSYVLRALGNSDESAHSSIRFGIGRFTTEQEIDYVLKAVTERVGFLRELSPLWELVQEGIDLNTIQWSQH, from the exons ATGTCCACCATTGCGCCGTCCGTCTTGCGACAGGCATCGCGCTTGGCCGCGGCCGCTCCTCTCCGCAGCGCGCGTGTGCTGTCGCGGGCGACTACTGCGGCTGCTGTCAAGactgcttctgcttccaGGAGCTATGTGACCGAGACCAAGAGGAACAACGCCGACGTGCAGGCCGAGCATGCTATCAAGCTGGATCACagggagatggagaagcAGGGCCTCACTATAAGCGCGCAAAATGGCTCGAGCCAACACGTCAGCCCCATGGCTG ATGTTCTCAGCAATGCTACCGTGATGGATGAGGGACAGCGTCCCATCTACCTGGATATGCAGGCCACAACCCCCATCGACCCCAGAGTGCTCGATGCCATGATGCCCTACTTCACCAACGTCTATGGCAACCCCCACTCGAGGACACATGCCTACGGCTGGGAGACTGACAAGGCCGTTGAAGAGGCGAGGAAACACATTGCTGATCTGATTGGCGCTGACCCCAAGGAAATCATCTTCACCAGCGGTGCCACCGAAAGCAACAACATGAGTATCAAGGGCGTCGCTAGGTTCTTTGGCCGGTccggcaagaagaagcacatcatcaccagccAGACAGAACACAAGTGTGTCCTCGACAGCTGCAGGCATCTCCAGGACGAGGGTTTCGAAGTGACCTATCTCCCAGTGAAGAGCAGCGGCCTGATCGACATGGCGGAGCTGGAGGCTGCCATCCGTCCCGACACCGCCATCGTCAGTATCATGGCTGTCAACAACGAAATTGGTGTCATCCAACCCCTCGAGGAAATCGGCAAGCTTTGCCGGTCCAAGAAGATCTTCTTCCACACCGACGCTGCCCAGGCTGTTGGCAAGATCCCCGTTGACGTTAACGCCATGAACATTGACTTGatgtccatctcctcccacAAGATTTACGGCCCCAAGGGCATTGGTGCATGCTACGTCCGTCGTCGGCCAAGAGTCAGACTGGACCCCATTATCAGCGGTGGTGGTCAGGAGAGAGGTCTTCGCAGCGGCACGCTCGCTCCTCCGCTCGTTGTCGGCTTCGGAGAGGCGTGCCGCATCGCCAAGGAAGAAATGCCG TACGACTCCAAGCGCATCAAGCACCTTTCCGACCGTCTTCTCAACGGTCTGCTCTCCATGGAGCACACCAGCCAGAACGGTGATCCCAACCACTTCTACCCCGGCTGCGTGAACGTTTCTTTCGCCTATGTCGAGGGTGAGTCCctcttgatggccttgaaGGATATTGCACTTTCTTCTGGCAGTGCTTGCACTTCGGCTTCTCTGGAGCCTAGTTATGTTCTCCGTGCTTTGGGTAACAGTGATGAGAGCGCCCACTCCAGTATCCGTTTCGGTATCGGCCGGTTCACTACCGAGCAGGAGATCGACTACGTGCTCAAGGCCGTAACGGAGCGTGTGGGCTTCCTCCGTGAGCTTTCTCCTCTGTGGGAGCTCGTCCAGGAGGGTATCGACCTGAACACGATCCAGTGGAGTCAGCACTGA